The sequence GCGGCGTTCTTTTGCGGAAATGGAAGGTCTGCTAGAAGCTCTTGGGGTCAGGACTGACACGGACGGCTCTGTCAAACTGGTGCCGGCCCGCGACAGCCCCTTGCGTGAGGCGTTGGACGGCCGGCGTACCCGCAGTGCCGGCTTGTGAACGAAGAAGGCGGGACGGGTGGTGTAACCGGCGGACGGGAGCTGCGTACCGGATGCATCCGCGAACTTCCGACACCCGTACATGAGGTCCGATATGTCACATCGCCTTCTTGCTCTCGCCGCGCTGCTGTCCCTTCCCGCTCTCGCCGCCGAGCCCACGTCCACGTCCACGTCCCAGGCCTTCGTCTTCAACGACCCGAACAGCCGCGACACCGTGGCCTTCATGCTGGACGCGCCGCTGGAGGTCATCAACGGCCTGTCCAACCAGCTCCATGGCCGCGTCGAGGTGAAGGGCAACAAGGCCAGCGGGAAGTTCCAGGTGCCCGTGAAGTCCCTCAAGACGGGCAACGAGACGCGCGACGGGCACCTCCAGAATGATCGCTGGCTGGACGCGGCGAAGAACCCGGACATCGTCTTCGAGTTCGCCGACCTCGCGCTGCCCGCCGCGCTGGAGCCGGGCAAGCCGGTGAAGGTGCAGGGCAAGGGCCGCTTCACCGTGCACGGTGTCACGCGCGAGGAGCCGGTGGAGGTGACGGCCACGTACTTCAAGGAGTCCGCCGAGACGAAGAATCGCGCCGCCGGCGATTTGCTGCGCGTGCGCGCGAAGTTCCAGATTCCGCTCGAGGCCTACGGCATCAAGCGGACGGAAGCGCTGGTGCTCAAGGTGGGGGAGACCGCCGAGGTCTCCGTCGACGCCTGGGGCTCCACGCAGTTCAAGCTGTAGCAAACCGTCGTTCAACACACCCCCCAAAGCAGTCTCGAAAGGAAGCAACACCATGAACGTCAAGACCCTCGCGGCGATCGTCGGCACCCTCTCCCTGTCCGCGCTGGCCACCGGCTGTGCGTCCACCAAGTCCGCGGAGGCCCAGCCGGCCACCGCCGAGAAGGGCGCGGAGGGCAGCTGCGGCGCGAAGGCCACCGAGGCGAAGGGCGCCGAGGGCGGCTGCAGCGGCCAGAAGAAGGAGGCCGCCCCGGCCGCGACCCAGGAGAAGGGCTCCGAGGGCAGCTGCGGCGCCGGCTCGTGTGGCGCGAAGAAGTAATCACGCTTGAGCCTGGAGGCTGGTGAAGACCGGCTTCCGCTACCGGGCGGTGGGAGGAATGCTCCCGCCGCCCGTGTCGTTCCTGCCTCCCGAGGAGGAATCCCGGTGGTTGCCACCTACGCGCAGAGACACGGGCTGAAGCCACTGGGCGCGGGAGTCGGCCTGCGGCGGAGCTTCTACGAGGAGCTGCCCCGCACCGAGCGCCCGCTCGACTGGGTGGAAATCATCCCGGAGAACTTCCTCACGCTGGGAGGCCGTCCGCAGCGCACCCTGGACGCGTGCGTGGAGCGGTGGCCGGTGCTGCCGCACGGCGTGGGGCTGGACATCGGCGGGCCGGACGCGCTGGACGCGGACTACGTCACGCGGCTGGCGGCGCTGGTGAAGCGCGTGGACGCGCCGTTCTTCTCGGACCACCTCTGCTACTCGCGGCTGGACGGCGTGTACCTGCATGACCTGCTGCCGCTGCCCTTCAGCGAGGCCGTGGTGGAGCACGTGGTGCCGCGCGTGCGCGAAGTCATGGCGCGCGTCGGGAAGCCCTTCCTGCTGGAGAACCCGAGCTACTACGCGCGCATGCCGGGCGGCACGCTGCCCGAGGCGGACTTCCTGCGGCACGTGGTGGAGGAGGCGGACTGCGGCCTGCTGCTGGACGTGAACAACGTCTACGTCAACGCGCTCAACCACGGATACGACGCGCGCGCCTTCGTGGACGCGCTGCCGCTGGAGCGGGTGGTGCAGGTGCACCTCGCCGGGCACACGCGCTACCCGGACGTCATCATCGACACGCATGGCGACCGCGTCTGCGACGACGTGTGGTCGCTGTACCGGTATGTGTTGGAGCGCACCGGCCCGGTGGCGACGCTCATCGAGTGGGACCAGGACATTCCGTCCATGGACGCGGTGCTGGACGAGGCGGACGTGGCGCGCGCGGCGCTGCGGGAGGTGGCGGGGCGATGAAGCCGGCGCTGAAACACTTCTTCGACAGCATGGGCGCGTACTTCGGCCGTCCCGGTGAGGAGTCGCTGGAGCAGCTGTACGCGGAGCACCCCGGCTGGGACGCGCAGCGCGGACGCGTGGCCGTCTATGGCGACTTCGTGCGCGGCCACGTGCGCGGTGTGCTGGAGAAAATCTTCCCGCTGGTGCGCGGCGCGGTGGGGCCGGAGGCGTGGAGCGCGCTGGTGGAGGGCTACACGCTGACGCGGCCCGCGCGACACCACGAGCTGAACCACCTGGCCGAGAGCTTCCCGGCCTTCGTCGCGGACGCGGCGGCCTCGCGAGGGCTGGCGGCCTTCGTGCCGGCGCTGGCCCGCTTCGAGTGGACGGACTTCGCGGTGTTCGCTTCCGAGGAGCGCGCTCCGGAGCGCGTGGAGCGGCTGACGGCGAACCCCACGCTGGCCGTGCTGGAGCATCCCTTCCAGCTCTGCGCATACGTGCGCACGAAGGGCGCGAGGGCGGAGCCGGAGGCGGGAGAGGAACTCGCGCTCCTGTGGCGTCATCCAGAGCTGCTGGTGACGTACTACGTGGAGGCCACGCCGTCCGCGCTGCTGGTGCTGAAGATGGCGGTGGAGGGCCTCGCTGTGCCCGAGGTCGCCGCCGCCACCGGCATGCCCGAGGCGGAGCTGCGCGGCGCGGTGGAGCGCTACTCGCGCGACGGGCTGGTGCTGGCGCCGGGCGGCGGCCACGGCTGATTCAAGACGCGAGTACATCCGGCGCGTGCGGGGGCCGCGGTCCTCTTCCCGAAGGGACGAGCGAAGTGCAGGAGTCGCCCACGCCCTGAATGAGGCGCCGCTCCTGTCTACGGCGCCGCGTACCGCGCCACACCCTTCGGCGTGGCGATGTAGCGGACGCCATCCGGCGTCATGAGCAGCGCGCGCACGTCCGGAGAGGGCAGGCCTTCGTTGGTGCCGAACCGCGTGACGATGTCCGACGCCACGTCGTAGCGCACCAGCCCGGCCTTCGTGCCGGCCCACAGCACGTCGCGGGTGCCGCTGCCCGTGGTGCGTCGCTCGAAGAGGAGCGCGGACACCTGCTCGTCCTCCAGGGACCACGGCGCGGCACGGAGGGCGGGACCGGGTCGGCCCAGGGCGCTGAAGCCCCTGCGCGTGCCCGCGAAGACCTGTCGCTCCGGGCCCACCGCCACGGACAGCACGTCGGTGTCCGGCACCTCGGGCGGCACGTGGAGCGCCACCGTGACTTCGGCCAGCGCCGGCTCGAAGTCGTCGTCGTCCGCCTGCACCGTCAGCTCGGCGAGGCCTGCGGACGTCGCGGCCCAGATTTTCACATGCGTGCGCGTGGACAGGGGCGACACGGCCACCTGCCGCACCTCGCGCCCCTCCAGCAGCCGCTGGCCGACGATGGTGCCGGCGCGTCCGCCCAGGGAGGGGTTGCTCGCGCGAGTCAGCACGAGGCCTCGCGGTGTGCCCAGCACCAGCAGGTCCGGAGCTTCCATTGCGGCCACCGCCGTCACCCGGTCCGCCCCGGCGCTCAGCGGTCCACCCATGAAGCGTGTGCAGGTGCCCTCGACGCAGCGGTGCACGCCGCCGCCGTCCGTGCCCACGAAGAGCACGTCGCCGTCACTCGTGCGCAGGGAGTCCAACGCCCGCGCCGGCGCGCCCACGCTCAGCGTCCCCACGGAGGGCTGCATGCTGAACACCGAGGCCGCCTCGCCGTTCACGAAGCGCAGCGA comes from Pyxidicoccus parkwaysis and encodes:
- a CDS encoding HvfC/BufC N-terminal domain-containing protein codes for the protein MKPALKHFFDSMGAYFGRPGEESLEQLYAEHPGWDAQRGRVAVYGDFVRGHVRGVLEKIFPLVRGAVGPEAWSALVEGYTLTRPARHHELNHLAESFPAFVADAAASRGLAAFVPALARFEWTDFAVFASEERAPERVERLTANPTLAVLEHPFQLCAYVRTKGARAEPEAGEELALLWRHPELLVTYYVEATPSALLVLKMAVEGLAVPEVAAATGMPEAELRGAVERYSRDGLVLAPGGGHG
- a CDS encoding YceI family protein, giving the protein MSHRLLALAALLSLPALAAEPTSTSTSQAFVFNDPNSRDTVAFMLDAPLEVINGLSNQLHGRVEVKGNKASGKFQVPVKSLKTGNETRDGHLQNDRWLDAAKNPDIVFEFADLALPAALEPGKPVKVQGKGRFTVHGVTREEPVEVTATYFKESAETKNRAAGDLLRVRAKFQIPLEAYGIKRTEALVLKVGETAEVSVDAWGSTQFKL
- the bufB gene encoding MNIO family bufferin maturase translates to MVATYAQRHGLKPLGAGVGLRRSFYEELPRTERPLDWVEIIPENFLTLGGRPQRTLDACVERWPVLPHGVGLDIGGPDALDADYVTRLAALVKRVDAPFFSDHLCYSRLDGVYLHDLLPLPFSEAVVEHVVPRVREVMARVGKPFLLENPSYYARMPGGTLPEADFLRHVVEEADCGLLLDVNNVYVNALNHGYDARAFVDALPLERVVQVHLAGHTRYPDVIIDTHGDRVCDDVWSLYRYVLERTGPVATLIEWDQDIPSMDAVLDEADVARAALREVAGR